tttacaaacggtacataacaaatccaaacgtatcacctttttagcaattaagacaaacgattacaaacattacaaaacaaatccaaacgtttacaaacgttacgaaataaaagcaagcgtttcacctttttagcaatttaagccaaacgtttacaaacgttacaaaacaatccaaacgtttcaccttttcagcgatttaagccaaacgtttacaaacgttacaaaacaaaacctgtaatatcccgtaaaattttaaatttattttttgtaaatttccgacgtggttccggatgtgttttggggggtatttgaagtttcgtaaattgtggtggttcgattcatttttggttcggtttaaaaaaaaaaaaaaaagaatttccttcttgggttgtggttcaaccgaagtggttgaaccacttctggttaactcaggtCTCAACCGAGACCTGAGATTTAATTgcgattctcgttcgagaatccaaggattctcgaacgagaatcctttttctggcctgttcccgttcgggaacaggcccattctcgaacgggaacaggccaagtatggccattcccgttcgtgaatGGTATCAGCCCTTGACCCTTCCATCCGGCCCTGTTCGCACTCattttcgacccatctcctctcgatatttaaagccgacttctaaacagaaaatcttcaccactcatcactgaaaccctagccgttttccgcttgtcttttcgctgagtatcgaagctctaatcatctgccaaagatcgctgtccggtaagttttctgatttcttggatttccagattttgcttatgaacgacattacgtaatttggttcgttctctttcgtttctagatcgaaattgattccgtttgatctcagacgttctggactcaattccctacgtctccctatctcagtttcgctgaacggtacgccgttgatctcgttccattcgccgtacggtttccgttttagaaatgctatatttctgttttggttttCTTTGTTTCTGCCGAACCATCCCTTCCTCTTTTGGTTATGTTTTGCTTGTCTTTTGATTATGGATCACTTGGCATGATTAGTAGTTATTAGATCAAGCTTTTAGATTGAGTTGTTTCTTCATTGATTCTCGGATCCGTAATAAATTGGTTGTTCTTGGTGTCGTGAAGTTTCTGCCTTTGATTCTTGGTGTTGAATGTTTATGGGTTTGAATTAGGTGATTAGTGTGTTgttcttttataaattaagttgcTTTGGTGATGAGGATTGAGATGTGAGCTTAGTTTCAGAATCAAAAAAATGGTGAATTGGTTGTTGAGCATGGCGGGGGCTGTTTCTATTTTGAATTGAGAAAGATGgttaaattctcattttaatcaccaaagactttaactttaatcaacttaatccttaaggttaaactttaaactaataacttgggttttgttttgaatttaaattaaatagtggaaatgatagatattataaattaagttaatataattactcgggtaattataattgttttcaaatgtcgttttgtcaaaagttggctaaattacaatttagcccctaaacttattttataacttaattaagtggatttttcggttaataactttattgttggttttaattataaagaaaagcaataaattgatttcggatatcaaattgactaaagtgcaatttagtccctaattggcaaaagtacaatttagtccttattcggcaaaagtacaatttagtccctaaaacttttattcacttaaaatgattaagttttgatttgtaacttgggttacttagaattgaagttattgagttccgcttttaaattggattattatttttgttaaattgttttataaatataaacttgggtttatatttgataattattttgagtcgggttagacttgggtcactcgacaagtgaggttagcttggtagtttatgataactcggctaacccactatttgaaaattatttaaagtttttaaataatatttatatattggattttgagcgggaactcaatagacttatattatttgggctttattaccttttgtatatatttgtgttattttggattgtttatttactacgtgttaattgtgctagtcttatgtggtgtctagtactctctagagttagggtctgattttattaattattttattcgtctagactcgtctactgttcgtgcttctgaggcgaaccagagttagttgcttgccggtatttcacgtggattagcaagctgtgagtttatatttactatttaccgctttattaagtaaattgttattttaatattaaatatatatactgtatgtatatttcgaactgtttttatattatggctcttagttggaacgtgctacctaatgggcatcattaggactgcgtgcgcaccggtattgatctgggtaaggtatatatggaaatgtggtaactcggtgtgagcatagctctcgggaccaggtagagtaactcggtgtagctcagctctcgggactctggtataagtgtggttagtggtaactcggtgtagctcagctctcgggaccagacctattggattatgattattatttagaattgtggattagggttccaactattatccgtaatatcgttattaaatgttttaaacgttttaaaggttttccacttaataaatgtagatagtggtatgaactcatctcagtatatctgaccccgttgtttttcccaattttcccagggttatgatctgagagagtcgggtgatctccgcatttacttttcctcggaggttccattattttgatatactgtcaaactattttattcttagaccgcagtagttgactagacgtctttactattattacagttgttttgtcggattggttcgactggttatattgttttggcatgttatattattatatcggtttatgacaaatctattttagacttagAATTGAATATGtttgttatattaactgttgattattataactgctagtttaggctgaagtctcggttgcccccgagcattggttttctgcaggtttatgtatttatgtgttaaatgttaggctagctacgggtttcggtactacattacccataccctagcgccggttgcgattcatgaaaatgggtcgtgacaaaaccaaacgtttacaaacgttatgaaacaaatccaaacattttatctttttagcgatttaagccaaaccttaacaaatgttacaaaacaaatccaaacgtttcatctttttagcgatttaagccaaatgtttacaaacgttatgatacaaatccaaatatttcaacttttttagcgatttaagccaaatgtttacaaacgttacgaaacaaatccaaacgtttcgcctctttagcgatttaagccaaacgtttacagacgttacgaaacaaattcaaatgttttacctttttagtgatttcagccaaacgtttataaatgttacaaaacaaatccaagcgcttaaaatgttgcgaaaaaatccaaacgtttcccctttttagcgatttaagctaaacgtttacaaacgttacgaaacaaatccaaacgtgtcaccttttttagcaatgtgagccaaacgtttacaaaagtaataaaacaaatccaaacgtttcacctttttagcgatttaagccaaacgtttacaaacgttgcgaaacaaaaccaaacgtttaaatagttactaaacaaatccaaacgtttccccttttcagcgattgaagccaatcgtttacaaacgttccaaaacaaatcaacaaatctaaacgtgtcacctttttagcgattaaagccaaatgtttacaaacattacgaaacaaatccaagcgttgtaactaaacaaaaccaaaagtttcactttcttagcgatttaagccaaatgtctaccaacgttacaaaacaaatcccaacgtttcaccgttttagagatttaagcaaaacgtttacaaacgttttcccttattagcgatttaaaccaaacatttacaaacgttacgaaacaaatctaaacatttcgcctctttagcgatttaagccaaacgttacaaaacaaatccaaatgtttcgcctttttagcgatttgaggaaacgtttacaaacgttacaaaacaaaaccgaacgtttcacctttttaacgatttaagccaaacgtttacaaacgttacaaaacaaatctaaatgttacacctttttagctatttaagccaaacgtttacaaagattacaaaacaaatccaaacgtttccaaacgttacgaaataaatccaaatgtttcacctttttagtgatttaagccaaacgtttacaaacgttacaaaacaaatccaaacgtttaaaacgttacgaaacaaatccaaacgttccacctttttagcgattaaagccaaacgtttacaaacgttaagaaacaaaaccaaacatttaaaatgttttgaaacaaatccaaactttcacctttttatcgatttaagccaaacgtttacaaacgttacaagacaaatccaaaaatttcacctttttaacgattgaagccaaacgtttacaaacgttacgaaacaaatccaaacgtttcacctttttagcaatttaagccaaacgtttacgaacgttacaaaacaaatccaagcgcttaaaacgtaacgaaacaaattcaacatttcatctttttagcgatttaagccaagcgtgtacaaatgttacaaaacaaatccaaatgtttcacctttttagcaattaagccaaacgtttacaaacgttgcaaaacaaatccaaacgtttacaaacattacgaaacaaaagcaaacgtttcccctttttagcaataaaagccaaacgtcaacaaacgttacgaagcaaatccaaatgtttcacctttttagcgatttatgccaaatgtttacaaacgttacgaaaagaaatcaaacatttcgcctttttagcgatttaagccaaatatttacaaacgttacaaaacaatccaaacgtttcgccttttcagcgatataagccaaacgtttacaaacgttacaaaacaaaaccaaacgtttataaacgttatgaaacaaattcaaacgtttcatctttttagggatttaagccaaacgttaacaaacattacgaaacaaatccaaacgtttcatctttttagcaatttaagccaaatgtttacaaacgttacgatacaaatccaaacgtttcaactttttaacgatttaagccaaacgtttacagatattacaaaaaaatccaaacgtttcacctttttagcgatttcatccaaacgtttacttacgttacaaaataaatccaaatgtttcaccttttcagcgatttaagccaaatgtttacacacgttacgaaacaaatccaaacgtttcgcctttttagcgatttaagccaaacgtaacaaaaaaaatccaaacttttcacctttttagcgatttaagccaaacgtttacaaatgttacgaaaaaatctaaacgtttcacctttttagcgatttaagccaactgtttacaaacgttacaaaacaaatctaaatgtttcatcgttttagcgatttaagccaaacgattagaaacgttacaaaagaaggccaaacgtttcaccttttttatcgattgaagccaaacggttacaaacgttacaaaacaaatcttagagtttaaaacgttacgaaaaaaatacagacttttcccctttttagcgatataagccaaacgtttacaaatgttacgaaacaaatccaaacgtttcacctttttaacaatttgaggcaaacgtttacaaatgttacaaaacaaatccaaacgtttcacctttttagcgatttaagccaaacgtttacaaacgttacaaaacaaatcaaaacgtttaaaacgttacgaaacaaatccaaaggttccacctttttagcgattaatgcaaaacgtttacaaacgttacgaaacaaaactaaacatttaaaatattttgaaacaaatccaaactcacctttttagcgaattaagccaaacgtttacaaacgttacaaaacaaatccaaacgtttcacctttttagtgattgaagctaaacgtttaccaacattaaaaaacaaataaacaaatccaaatgtgtcacctttttagcgattgaagccaatcgtttacaaacgttacaaaataaatcaacaaatccaaacgtgtcacctttttagcgagttaagccaaatgtttacaaacgtaacgaaacaaatccaagcgttgtaCTTGTGCGTGCATCTCTTGTGTTGAAGTAGATTTTTTATTCCCACCAAATTCAGTGCTTCTAAAATCTGAGTCAAAAAGATATTATGCACATTAAAAAACTGAGTATACAATCACGAATTAAACATTTCAACTAAagatcataatattttttttttcattttttggagAAATATCAATAGGTGATGTATCACTGTGGAATTCAATAAATACAAATCTAATATATAATGAATCACACACAATATGATGATGgccaaagataaaaaaaaacaaattttataataagAAAAGCACTTACATGAATTCATTGGATTGTAGAAATAATAGCCAACTTTGAGCCACTGAAATATTTTAGGGTTTGTATGTTTATAGAATATGAAAtaggaaaagaagaaaaatttcatctttatagAATTCAGAATGAACTGTGATTTAGGAGGGAAATTTGCCGCtacaaatttcatatttatcaaatttaccgcttttatttagaaataaaaCTACAACTTCATGAAATAAAATCTCCCGCTGTAAATTTGTTTTGATTAGATAAAATAACTGCTGGTGAGTGGTGactgttaaaatttaaaaaaaatatatatttaatagatTGAGAAAATAAAGGAATGCACGATGACAACTAGTCTGTTTATAGAAGATTTTTATAAGGAGTTTAAAGAGTTGGAGCTAGGTTAAATAACGTTGGGCTATAGATTTTCTTGTTGGGCTAaaggtttattttttaaaatcttatcTTTTTTACTACCtattttttctcctttttattggtatatattaaatttaaaatcttatttaACTGAATGTCCTTTGTGATCAAATAATTTGCTCTACTATTTGGAATTAGCTTTTTGAAACAGCCGTATATATCTTACTTCTCTTCCTTCAAAATtctttatattttgattattcaGGGGAAAACAGGGGAAAACAAGCTTGATAATTAAAATCCAAATAACaccatatataattaaaattccaGCTAAAAAAAAGAACACAAAATTTTACCTTTCAAGTATTGATTTTTACTAGTACTGCAGGTGGACTATATTTGGAGCTAAGCTGATTTGGCAGATATCTTTGCTATCTTCACTTATTCAGTTCAAGCCAGAATAGTCAATCAAGAAATAAAAAAGCCTGCAAGAAGAGATAATAAGGTAAGaacatgttatttttatatatttatttcaaaaacaatatatatatatatatatgtgtgtgtgtaaaTTCTCCTAATGCTTTAGTATCTCAGGTTGGGACAATGGATAAAAGTTGGATGAAACATAAGAATAAGTTTAGTTCTGAATATATTCAAGGAGTTCGTAACTTTTTAGATGTTGCAAAAGTTCAAGCTGACTGTAATGGAAGAATTCGATGTCCTTGCAAACGGTGTAATAATTGTTACTTTAAATCGGTAACAAATGTTCGACGAGATCTGTTTCAAAATGGCATTCTTGAAGATTATACTACATGGGTACACCATGGTGAGACTTCTCAGGTTGATAATACTAATGATGACATCCATAATCAAGTAGAAGACCAGCATGATGAAATTTCAGAAATGCTAATTGACATGCAAAATTCAGCTTTTGTAGAAAATAATATGGATCAGAACAACACCAGCCATAACACAAGTATGCCTGAAAAGGAGATGGGAAAATTTGCAAAATTGTTTAATGATGCAGAATGCAAGTTATATCCAAGCAGCAAGAAATATTCGAAGTTGTCATTTCTTGTCAAGATGATgtacaataaaataattactaaCTCTAGCATCAAGTCTTTTAGTCTAAACTTAGAATTGTTCAAGGATGCTCTTCCAGAAGGGGAAACACTTCCTAAATCTTACTATGAGGTGAAAAAGTTAATGCGTGATTTGGGTCTTGGCTATATCACCATAGATGCATGTGTGAATGATTGCATACTATATTGGAAAGAGCATAAGGATCTCGACAAATGTCCAAATCCTAATTGTGGAGCCCCTAGGTGGAAACTCAGTTtgggtaaaagaaaaaaaattgcacAAAAGATACTAAGATATTTTCCATTAAAACCTAGACTTCAACGATTATTTATGTCTAAAGAAAGCTCTAGAGATATGAGATGGCATGAAGAAAAAAGACAAAAGGACGATACACTTAGGCATCCAGCTGATGCTGAGTCATGGGGGGAATTTGATAAGGAACATGATTGGTTTGCCAAAGACTCTCGTAATGTACGACTTGGACTTGCAAGTGATGGATTTAACCCATTTGGGAACATGAGCACTAGTTATAGTATGTGGCCAGTTATTTTAACACCTTATAATCTGCCTCCATGGAAGTGTATGAAGGAACCTTATTTATTCTTATCCTTGCTCATTCCAGGTAAAGATTCTCCTAACAATAATATTGATGTGTACTTGAGACCATTAATAGATGAATTGAATGAATTATGGAAAGATGGTATTGAGACATTTGATGCATATGCTAATGAGCAATTTAGATTACATGCCGCTTTGTTATGGACCATAAATGATTTTCCAGCATATGCAATAGTATCATCTTATTCTAACTCATTTAAACTAATCATATGCCATGAAAATTGTGTGAAATTTCTATatgacaattaataaaaaactgTTCACTCTACATTAGAACATTTGTTCATTTAATCTCTGAAGTAAACCCGAGTAACCATCGGTTAATAAGAATTACAAACAAAACCTCTAATATCAAGTATATGATGAGTTAACTTACAAATCCATTTTCAAGTGCTCTAAAATCCAAATCCTCGTCGGTATCTTCTTGCTCCTTGTCCAGAAACTACAAGTTTATATACACGCATGCTAACTTAGCTCAATCATAgaagataatttttaaaactaggTTAGTAAATGTGTCTTCTTTACCTCTTGAATGAAGTACTTCTTCACCCGATTGGGATCAGATTTTCCCACAGCCCCAACTGACCCAATCTCCACGTTTTTTCTTTGTGTTGTCACACGGCAAGCTGCACCCTAAGATAAGCAAAGAATAATACCatcaataaaaagaaaaaaaactgcaCAATGATGTTTATCCCTCGATGAAATTACTACTCGAGAAATGATATGACCATTTTTAGTGATAGTTATTTACAGCAGCAGAGGCATCTCGGTTGAGCTGCACAAGCTGGACGCCAAGACATTGTTGATTAGACATAAAATGTCCAGCAGAGGGATGCCGATTAGCTGAAACAGCTAGCCAGCTGCGTGAGGATCTCCATATACTTTGTTTAGTCAGCTTGATACCCTGCCAAGTAAAATACataaacaattatattttttccaCCTACCATGAAGTCAAATTCCTATAACTCAATTAGCAGATAACTCAAAAAGATATTGAAAGActatatttagattttaaaataacagtttaatataaaacataagaTTTAGAAGCAAAAAATTGTAACTTCAAAAGCTCAACCACTAGTTCCAAAGTGCAAAAGCCAAATTATGAACCATTAAAATAAGGCAGCTTCAAACTCTAAATAAGCTGGAAACCTCCAAAAAGTATAATTAAATTCTAACATTTGTTCATTTAATCTCTAagataaaaactttaaaattccTATATGACTGAACTTTCAATTTGtacttgaattttttaaaaggcAAAACCAAACCCTCTGaggcattttatcaaacacatATATGCATAACTTAAATAGCAACAAATCAACATAAATTTAACAGGTAAAAGAAATGACATACATCTCCATTGCATAAGAGAACCAAATGTACACCACCATCGTTGTCTGAGATTGAAAGAACTGAAATTTATCTCAAGAAGAGCATGAATCAATATAAGATCTAGAATACATGCATTCATCATTTCAGCTctctaaaaattggaaaaaagatgattcagaaaaatatatttgaaaatgtgactatataaaaattaaaacattattattGAGTTCAAAAGAGTTGGCGATGATGGAAATTATGATAGCcatagaaaggaaaaaaaaaagaaaaaaaggggCAAGATATGTCAAAATGAATCTGGTACTGCTCATTTGTTTCTTAAGAAAATGGAAGGtggtttttatttttggtatttcccaaatcataatttttttagttataaaaaaattcaataaaatgtTCAAGGTGCAAAACTCTAATGGTGGTGACATATGATAGAATAATAAAagtctttaattattattagaattaaaattttaatttttttaattgaaatggagtattttgattttaaataataaataaaattaaaaatccttTATGTACGTTCCATTAACATTAGGCATTAGTAATGCTAcatatttagattataaaaaaaacccatTACAtactttgaaaataaaatattataataaatattttattaaaatattttatttttttatttgttgtcacaatttactttgaaatttgtatttaccaaataattattttatttgatgataagttatttttttgtcacaataaaaatattatatatgataaaattagcttttttaaaaaataatttgtcaAATAATTTTTACAGTGAGGAAaatgtttttgtttaaatttatcttatttattgaaaataacattTGATCacaaattaatataacatgtttttttcactatttttgaaatttatattgtgACAGTTTATTACTTTGTcaaaacaaatatattattttgggaCAAAACAAATTATGTCAAAAATTATTTGTTACACTGTATCAAATTCTTTAAGCTGACaattattttttgtcaaaatatgtTCTATTTATTGGCGCCAACACATTTagtgataaataattataacaaaataatttttgtcacaatttataatttttctcaTTTCCTGTGACAAAATTAGCtgacaatttattttttgtcacaaatatataaactttaatgactaattattattttgtcaaaaaaagtgtatattttttgacaaatttaaGTTTGTCAAAATTTACTTTGTCACAATATAGCATAATTCTTGTAGTGGTAACAGAGGGAATTCGACCTAAACTGGAACAGAGGCTACCTCTATGATGTCAAATGACATGTTTCTCTGCCACTCTTGCAAGATGAGGGGGTGTCTATAAAAAGTGATTGGGCCATCAGCCAAAGCTTGCTTTTTCCCTTCTTCTGAATCAAAAATGAAGGCATATAGGTTTGATTTATCATACCTATCTTTCCCCATCTGTTCTTGATGAAGTTCTAGAGTTTGAAAAACTTTGGTACCAACCCATAAACACTACCTATAATGGCGTGTTTCCAACGTTCCTCTTCATCCAGGATATCCTCTTCACAAATTTTGGCAATACGAACTCCTCCACTTATCAGGGGAGGAATGAATTTCAGAGAGTTTCCAGAACACTTGCTGCGATTCGTCTTGAGCAGATCTACCCgctttttgttttctttgttttccCCAGATCCCTCAGTATTGCTCTTAGTATCTCAATCTATACCCTCATTTGAATCAATCGTATCCTTCAGATCTTTCATCCAGCACCTCCTTCATTCGATAGAAGTTCTAAGTTTAAACTGTCATTCATAGCTTATGTTTCAACTCCCTTCTGTAAAATTCCTATTACTTCATCTTTGTTCACAACCTTATTGCTACCTCCTTGCTGAGAATTTGGCTTCCTTCCCTGCTTCTTCGCCATGAAAATGGTTAATTTTTCCCCCTTCTtttccatcttttttttttctaattttgtaagaagctaaaaataataaaaggaaTTAGTTGTCTCGCTTTTATTATTGTATTTATTTGCTTTAATTGGgctattaattaaataagtctaagataatcaataaaataatcGACATCAAAAATTGGGTATCAACAGTTGCCCCTTTTTGTATATCTTCTTGGAACAAGAAGTATACAAAATATAGGATAGCCAATTGATTAATAAATTGacagtatattttttaaatattcgaTAAAGACTCATCGAATCTCGTGTTTGGCACGTTAACGACGAAAGGAAATTCTGTGCAAGATTGGATG
This window of the Mercurialis annua linkage group LG5, ddMerAnnu1.2, whole genome shotgun sequence genome carries:
- the LOC126681754 gene encoding uncharacterized protein LOC126681754, with amino-acid sequence MDKSWMKHKNKFSSEYIQGVRNFLDVAKVQADCNGRIRCPCKRCNNCYFKSVTNVRRDLFQNGILEDYTTWVHHGETSQVDNTNDDIHNQVEDQHDEISEMLIDMQNSAFVENNMDQNNTSHNTSMPEKEMGKFAKLFNDAECKLYPSSKKYSKLSFLVKMMYNKIITNSSIKSFSLNLELFKDALPEGETLPKSYYEVKKLMRDLGLGYITIDACVNDCILYWKEHKDLDKCPNPNCGAPRWKLSLGKRKKIAQKILRYFPLKPRLQRLFMSKESSRDMRWHEEKRQKDDTLRHPADAESWGEFDKEHDWFAKDSRNVRLGLASDGFNPFGNMSTSYSMWPVILTPYNLPPWKCMKEPYLFLSLLIPGKDSPNNNIDVYLRPLIDELNELWKDGIETFDAYANEQFRLHAALLWTINDFPAYAIVSSYSNSFKLIICHENCVKFLYDN